In a single window of the Leptospira sanjuanensis genome:
- a CDS encoding thiolase family protein: MVYIVDGARTPFGKFGGGLKDFSSSELGVVTAKETIRKTGVDLNRIEEAIYGNVIQDDKDSAYLARHIALRSGLSEQSSALTINRLCGSGMESILIGARKILSKENELILAGGTESMSNAPFVLKNARWGNKYGDTIAEDRLAQSLTDCFVDLTMGMTAENIATRYGISRQEQDEWAGISQVRAEKATLSQTFAEEMIPVATKGKKSFLLNKDEQIRGEECVPQLKQLPTAFLKEGTVTAGNASGINDGAASVLLASDSWVQSSGIRPLAKILGYANVGCDPKFMGLGPVFAVPNALKNAGVGINDVDLFEINEAYASQVLAVMRELKLDPNKTNVNGGAIAIGHPLGASGTRVTLSLAYELKRRNLKLGVASLCIGGGQGIAIVLENPNFIK, from the coding sequence ATGGTTTATATCGTCGACGGAGCCAGAACCCCGTTCGGAAAATTCGGAGGCGGACTGAAAGATTTCAGTTCTTCCGAACTCGGAGTCGTCACCGCAAAAGAAACGATTCGTAAAACGGGAGTCGATCTCAATCGAATCGAAGAGGCGATTTACGGAAACGTAATTCAAGACGACAAGGATTCCGCGTATCTCGCAAGACATATCGCGCTCCGATCCGGCTTATCCGAACAATCCAGCGCGCTTACGATCAATCGTCTTTGCGGCTCGGGTATGGAAAGTATTCTGATCGGAGCGCGGAAAATTCTTTCCAAAGAGAACGAACTGATTCTCGCGGGAGGAACAGAATCGATGAGCAACGCGCCTTTCGTTTTAAAAAACGCGAGATGGGGAAACAAATACGGAGACACGATCGCGGAAGACAGACTCGCACAAAGTCTCACCGATTGTTTCGTAGATCTCACGATGGGAATGACGGCGGAGAATATCGCGACACGATACGGAATCTCCAGACAAGAACAAGACGAATGGGCCGGAATCTCTCAGGTGCGGGCCGAAAAAGCTACACTCTCGCAAACCTTCGCGGAAGAAATGATTCCCGTTGCGACCAAAGGAAAGAAATCCTTTCTATTGAACAAAGACGAACAAATCCGGGGAGAAGAATGCGTTCCTCAGTTGAAACAACTTCCCACCGCGTTTTTGAAAGAAGGAACCGTAACCGCCGGCAACGCTTCCGGCATCAACGACGGAGCCGCTTCGGTTCTTTTGGCTTCCGATTCTTGGGTTCAAAGTTCCGGCATCAGACCGCTCGCAAAAATTCTCGGTTACGCGAACGTAGGATGCGATCCGAAGTTTATGGGTTTAGGCCCGGTATTTGCGGTTCCGAATGCTCTGAAGAATGCGGGCGTTGGAATCAACGACGTCGATCTTTTCGAAATCAACGAAGCGTATGCGTCCCAAGTTTTGGCCGTGATGAGAGAATTAAAACTCGATCCGAACAAAACGAACGTGAACGGAGGAGCGATCGCGATCGGCCATCCGCTCGGTGCAAGCGGAACCAGAGTCACCCTCTCACTCGCGTACGAACTCAAACGGAGAAATTTGAAACTCGGAGTCGCTTCGCTCTGCATCGGAGGCGGACAGGGAATCGCGATCGTATTAGAAAATCCTAATTTTATAAAATAA
- a CDS encoding helix-turn-helix transcriptional regulator, which yields MSESETWNEEDEDFPLPVKEAGKTESRLSALLFNLLSHHSPLSFTKIRSLLPDHYQNLENPDSDRKKLSRDVEELGELGFLVRSTQEGYVLDRNVSNRELKLEKEELQTLAETILRSYQESPSLELYSLSQKIFEGKLDVYPELEMDLKTQKNLSQTEANVSEELLKKLLESLKTKSPVQFLYYKTFPEETYRVEVDPIRLIRKNSEDYYLLAYDRKKKERRRFIIPKISRVETIAENSLYQPQGQKKEVAGDWVLHPALFQAHDPIEVELVCDPESSYKVRNSLSEIPYEEFTRDSFRFKVTNQEGLFPFLIEARDAIRNILPESVAGAFRKNVEQILSHYNEGTP from the coding sequence ATGTCCGAAAGTGAAACTTGGAACGAAGAAGACGAAGACTTTCCGCTTCCCGTCAAAGAAGCCGGAAAAACGGAATCCAGACTCTCCGCATTACTCTTTAATTTACTCAGTCATCATTCTCCCTTGAGTTTTACGAAGATCCGATCTTTGTTGCCGGATCATTATCAGAATCTGGAAAATCCCGATTCCGATCGGAAAAAACTTTCCCGAGACGTGGAAGAATTGGGAGAACTCGGATTTTTGGTTCGATCCACGCAGGAAGGATACGTTCTCGATCGAAACGTTTCCAATCGGGAATTGAAATTGGAAAAGGAAGAATTGCAGACGCTCGCGGAAACGATTCTTCGTTCGTATCAAGAATCGCCTTCTTTGGAATTGTATTCCTTATCCCAAAAAATATTCGAAGGAAAACTCGACGTATATCCCGAGCTGGAAATGGATCTCAAAACGCAAAAGAATCTGAGTCAAACGGAAGCGAACGTTTCGGAAGAACTTTTAAAGAAGTTATTGGAATCCTTAAAAACGAAATCTCCCGTTCAGTTTTTGTATTATAAAACCTTTCCCGAAGAAACGTATCGAGTCGAAGTCGATCCGATCCGCTTGATCCGGAAGAATTCGGAAGACTATTATCTTCTCGCGTATGATCGAAAGAAAAAGGAAAGAAGAAGATTTATCATTCCGAAAATTTCCAGGGTGGAAACGATCGCCGAAAATTCTTTGTATCAGCCGCAGGGGCAAAAGAAAGAAGTAGCGGGCGATTGGGTGTTGCACCCGGCGCTGTTTCAAGCTCACGATCCGATCGAAGTAGAATTAGTCTGCGATCCGGAATCCTCATACAAGGTCCGAAATTCCCTGTCCGAAATTCCTTATGAAGAATTTACACGCGATTCGTTCCGATTTAAGGTAACGAACCAAGAAGGATTGTTTCCCTTTTTGATCGAAGCCCGCGACGCGATTCGAAACATTCTCCCGGAAAGCGTCGCGGGCGCGTTTCGGAAGAATGTCGAACAAATCCTTTCCCATTACAACGAAGGAACGCCGTAG
- a CDS encoding DegT/DnrJ/EryC1/StrS family aminotransferase, whose amino-acid sequence MSSTETEILEKNPKKKTEIEFHKPTLSREDLKTVLECLVEDHLTTGNVTTRFEKAFASTFRYKQVISANHLTAAYHLALLSLDIQAGDKVALSTFAPVSALDAIFLLKAVPVVIDLDKNSFHMSPEGLSKALEDSSVKAIILDHSFGSIADAKRYDFKGIPVIEDVSEVLGAQSETFAPGKQGNIAVCGLSVDQMITTGNGAMIITDQEPLAKKIRAMKAGKEPYQRKEGQPKLDYNLIDYQAALGIEQLSKIGIILERKRKIAQVYLQSISGTSVNTWYGDPNLDTFNRFIILAPGSYEQVERYFRSLQIGTQKVAEEPIHHILELSNTDFPNGERLFQRGHCIPIYPNLTKDNIQRISQAIRRIY is encoded by the coding sequence ATGAGCAGCACCGAAACCGAAATTCTGGAAAAAAATCCTAAAAAAAAGACGGAGATTGAATTCCACAAACCCACTCTTTCCAGAGAGGATTTGAAAACGGTTCTGGAATGCCTCGTGGAAGATCACCTCACCACCGGAAACGTAACGACTCGTTTCGAAAAAGCCTTCGCTTCCACATTCCGTTATAAGCAAGTTATTTCCGCCAATCATCTGACCGCGGCGTATCACCTCGCCCTTCTTTCCCTGGACATTCAAGCCGGAGACAAGGTTGCTCTTTCCACGTTCGCACCCGTTTCCGCGCTGGATGCGATCTTTCTTTTAAAGGCGGTTCCGGTCGTAATCGACTTGGATAAAAATTCTTTCCATATGAGCCCGGAAGGACTTTCTAAAGCGCTCGAAGATTCTTCCGTAAAAGCGATCATCTTGGATCATTCTTTCGGTTCCATTGCGGATGCAAAGCGCTACGACTTTAAAGGAATTCCGGTCATCGAAGACGTTTCCGAAGTCTTAGGCGCACAGAGCGAAACGTTCGCACCGGGCAAACAAGGCAATATCGCGGTTTGCGGTCTTTCCGTGGATCAGATGATCACTACCGGAAACGGCGCGATGATCATCACCGATCAAGAACCTCTCGCAAAAAAAATCCGCGCCATGAAAGCGGGAAAAGAACCGTATCAAAGAAAAGAAGGCCAGCCGAAATTAGATTACAACCTGATCGACTATCAAGCCGCTCTTGGAATCGAACAACTTTCCAAAATCGGAATCATCTTGGAAAGAAAGAGAAAAATCGCGCAGGTTTATCTCCAATCCATCTCGGGAACTTCCGTCAACACTTGGTACGGAGATCCAAACTTAGACACGTTCAACCGTTTTATCATTCTCGCTCCGGGAAGTTACGAACAAGTGGAACGCTACTTCCGTTCCCTTCAAATCGGAACGCAAAAAGTCGCCGAGGAACCGATCCATCATATCCTCGAACTTTCCAATACGGATTTTCCAAACGGAGAAAGACTTTTTCAAAGAGGACATTGTATTCCGATCTATCCGAACCTGACAAAGGATAATATCCAAAGAATTTCCCAAGCGATCCGCAGAATCTATTGA
- a CDS encoding efflux RND transporter permease subunit, which translates to MNIAQLSIKRPIFICSIVLLMLLTGWVALGRMGVDLFPDVNIPVVSVTTIYPGAGPEEIEELVSKPLEEELSSISGLKKISSRNQEGVSVVFGEFTLDTDIKYAEQQFRDKVGLVKPKLPTGIKEPKVVRFDPADQPIVRLALFAELDQAKLYDLAKETVKARLEQVQGVGSVKIVGGTRREIQIELDRNKLSSYQMPTVVIANRLKTAGLNVPVGKFEAGSKETSYRTLGRYETLSQIENTIVSFSGEVGNAVLIKQLGTVRDGTEDEETIGYLWASKDEGIEEKVSVFTKIGNFFKGKKEQTAAATKETKPALFIDVYKQSGANTVAVADEVLKRIGKLNDGIANLDGKPKIRLIRDGSKWIRYNVEDVTEAIVIGILLAVITVYFFLGNFRSTVITGLALPNSMLGAFVLMWAMGFTINVMTLLALSLAVGLLVDDAIVVRENIFRKLEEGKGVIEAAETGTTEVTLAVIGTSLTVIAVFLPVGFLSGIVGQFFKQFGLTVVFAMLISLFDGLAVAPMLSAYFAGKIDHNAKPNKAIELFDKFQTWLERQYGRVMKVALKRPGMVLLASLGIFILSILSLKLVKSTFLPANDQGEFLVTLDLPPGTSLQGTRQVADQVLDVLKKIPEMDMIAVTIGKPDGGEPNAGTLAVALVNSKKRKRTTTQVKDEIRELLKPFAYARPAVSDYSAVGGGIQYPFQLVIKGEDLAEMDAYSKKVVARLKSLSDLADIDTDYRAGKPEYQIHLDNLKMQLVGVLPGVAGSELRYQIAGDQVSKFYDKGIEYEVKMRLRPDQRNLRQAYGQTKVPNIANKLIPLSAISVGKETAGPSRINRIDRARTIVINANLAPGGAVQDATKITDEILKKELPPPPGIRYNFQGQSEDFKELLANIVLAFGLALVFIYLVLASLYESFITPITILFAIPPAISGAFFALALTNEMLNLFSMIGLILLMGLVAKNSILLVDYAMQAMRDEGKSRNDAIYEAGLVRLRPILMTSLAMIMGTVPIAMGLGEAAKSRTAMGIAIIGGLILSTVVTLVVVPSIFGFIDRFREWIETKFRPDYDMNASLVHAPSHPSNGQANYEKEWAFAQEEAEVELPKKSSSKKPKK; encoded by the coding sequence ATGAATATCGCCCAGCTTTCGATCAAACGACCTATTTTTATTTGCAGTATCGTTCTTCTGATGCTTCTCACCGGTTGGGTGGCGTTAGGGAGAATGGGAGTGGATCTTTTCCCCGACGTAAACATTCCCGTCGTTTCCGTAACGACGATTTATCCCGGAGCCGGTCCGGAAGAAATCGAAGAACTCGTTTCCAAACCTTTGGAAGAAGAACTTTCTTCCATCTCCGGTTTAAAAAAAATATCTTCCAGAAATCAGGAAGGCGTCTCCGTCGTTTTCGGTGAATTCACTCTCGACACCGATATCAAATACGCGGAACAACAATTTCGTGACAAGGTCGGTCTTGTAAAACCGAAACTTCCCACCGGAATCAAGGAACCGAAAGTAGTTCGTTTCGATCCGGCGGATCAGCCGATCGTTCGTCTCGCACTCTTTGCGGAATTGGACCAAGCAAAACTCTACGACCTTGCAAAGGAAACCGTGAAAGCAAGACTCGAACAAGTGCAAGGCGTCGGTTCGGTTAAGATTGTCGGTGGAACGAGAAGAGAAATCCAAATCGAGTTGGATCGAAACAAACTCAGTTCGTATCAAATGCCTACGGTCGTCATCGCGAATCGTTTGAAAACCGCGGGCTTAAACGTTCCCGTCGGTAAATTCGAAGCGGGTTCGAAAGAAACTTCTTACCGAACCTTGGGCCGCTACGAAACTCTTTCTCAAATCGAAAACACGATCGTTTCCTTCAGCGGAGAAGTTGGTAACGCGGTTCTCATCAAACAACTCGGAACCGTAAGAGACGGAACCGAAGACGAGGAAACCATCGGTTATCTCTGGGCTTCCAAAGACGAAGGCATCGAAGAGAAAGTTTCGGTCTTCACCAAAATCGGAAATTTTTTCAAAGGCAAAAAAGAACAAACTGCGGCCGCGACAAAGGAAACCAAACCGGCTTTATTCATCGACGTTTACAAACAATCCGGTGCGAACACGGTCGCGGTCGCGGACGAAGTTCTCAAACGGATCGGTAAACTCAACGACGGAATCGCCAACTTAGACGGAAAACCGAAAATCCGACTGATCCGCGACGGATCCAAATGGATTCGCTACAACGTCGAGGACGTGACCGAAGCGATCGTCATCGGTATCTTGCTCGCGGTCATCACGGTTTATTTCTTTTTAGGAAACTTCCGTTCGACCGTGATTACCGGTCTCGCTCTTCCGAACTCGATGCTCGGTGCGTTCGTTCTGATGTGGGCGATGGGTTTTACCATCAACGTCATGACTCTTCTCGCGCTCTCGTTGGCCGTGGGTCTTCTCGTAGACGACGCGATCGTCGTTCGGGAAAACATCTTCCGAAAACTGGAGGAAGGAAAGGGGGTAATCGAAGCGGCCGAAACGGGAACGACCGAAGTAACGTTAGCCGTAATCGGAACTTCTTTAACGGTGATCGCGGTATTCTTACCTGTGGGATTTCTTTCCGGGATCGTGGGTCAGTTTTTCAAACAGTTCGGTTTAACGGTGGTATTCGCGATGCTCATTTCCCTCTTCGACGGTCTCGCGGTCGCTCCGATGTTGTCCGCGTATTTTGCGGGTAAGATCGATCACAACGCGAAACCGAACAAGGCGATCGAACTTTTCGATAAATTCCAAACTTGGCTGGAAAGACAATACGGAAGAGTGATGAAAGTCGCATTAAAAAGACCGGGAATGGTTCTACTTGCGTCTCTTGGAATTTTTATCCTCTCCATTCTTTCCTTGAAATTGGTGAAGAGTACGTTCCTGCCCGCAAACGACCAGGGAGAATTCTTAGTCACCTTGGATCTTCCTCCGGGAACGAGCCTACAAGGAACCAGACAAGTTGCGGATCAAGTTCTCGACGTTCTGAAAAAAATTCCCGAGATGGATATGATCGCGGTTACGATCGGAAAGCCGGACGGCGGGGAACCGAACGCGGGAACGCTCGCGGTTGCATTAGTAAATTCTAAAAAACGAAAACGTACGACTACACAAGTCAAAGATGAAATACGCGAACTTTTGAAACCCTTCGCGTATGCAAGACCTGCGGTTTCCGATTATAGCGCCGTAGGCGGCGGGATTCAGTATCCGTTCCAGCTCGTAATCAAAGGGGAAGATCTTGCGGAGATGGATGCGTATTCCAAAAAGGTCGTCGCACGATTGAAATCCCTTTCCGACCTGGCGGACATCGATACGGATTACAGAGCCGGAAAACCGGAATACCAAATCCATCTGGATAACCTGAAAATGCAACTCGTCGGAGTTCTTCCCGGTGTCGCGGGTTCCGAACTTCGATATCAGATCGCGGGAGACCAGGTCAGCAAGTTCTATGATAAGGGAATCGAATACGAAGTTAAAATGAGACTTCGTCCGGATCAAAGGAACCTAAGACAGGCGTACGGGCAAACAAAGGTTCCGAACATCGCGAACAAACTGATTCCTTTGTCCGCGATTAGCGTCGGAAAGGAAACGGCCGGACCCTCTCGGATCAACCGGATCGACCGCGCAAGAACGATCGTGATCAACGCAAACTTAGCGCCGGGCGGAGCCGTTCAAGACGCAACGAAGATCACGGATGAAATTCTAAAGAAAGAACTTCCTCCGCCTCCGGGAATTCGTTACAACTTCCAAGGACAATCGGAGGACTTCAAAGAACTTCTGGCGAACATCGTGCTCGCGTTCGGACTCGCCCTCGTGTTCATCTATCTCGTGCTTGCTTCCTTGTATGAATCGTTCATCACTCCGATTACGATTCTATTCGCGATCCCGCCCGCGATTTCGGGAGCCTTCTTCGCACTTGCTCTGACCAACGAGATGCTCAATCTCTTCTCGATGATCGGTTTGATTCTTCTCATGGGTCTCGTTGCCAAGAACTCGATTCTTTTAGTCGACTACGCAATGCAAGCGATGCGAGACGAAGGAAAATCCAGAAACGACGCGATTTACGAAGCGGGATTGGTTCGACTCAGACCTATCTTGATGACTTCTCTCGCGATGATTATGGGAACCGTTCCGATCGCGATGGGATTGGGAGAAGCGGCAAAATCAAGAACCGCGATGGGGATCGCGATCATCGGAGGATTGATTCTTTCCACGGTGGTCACTCTCGTGGTCGTACCGTCGATCTTCGGATTCATCGATCGATTCAGAGAATGGATCGAAACGAAATTCCGTCCGGATTACGACATGAACGCATCGTTGGTTCACGCGCCGTCGCATCCATCGAACGGACAGGCAAACTACGAAAAAGAATGGGCATTCGCCCAAGAAGAAGCGGAAGTGGAATTACCGAAAAAATCCTCTTCCAAAAAACCAAAAAAATAA
- a CDS encoding LA_0442/LA_0875 N-terminal domain-containing protein yields MRNKFFLISIIFFFWNETVFADILYLKDGRVIFVKVLNQDMDKVTVSNERETWDIEKRKISRISFNEDEEIYVRNQLRERDRMVAEIDFLKKSLVEKEALESQRKEVSVKNHDLAKGSFWRSAVFPGWGQFYREEKDRGYFFSIAAGLSLLFWYKSDQKYQEQGKNLNEADRFSTAAAASGDPVLIAGAFFHANEIRNQRYQAGIQASSALILFFTIYTFNLIDAWLFGRPWNFFAKSPEEKKDSIEINAAPDSPQNPTTPVLPESPDRTVPMLPQSNLPGNGMNRWEVRWRIRF; encoded by the coding sequence ATGCGAAATAAATTTTTTCTCATTTCAATTATATTCTTTTTTTGGAATGAAACGGTTTTTGCAGATATTCTCTATCTCAAAGACGGCCGCGTAATTTTCGTAAAAGTCCTCAATCAAGACATGGATAAGGTCACGGTTTCGAACGAACGCGAAACTTGGGACATTGAAAAACGGAAGATTTCCCGAATCTCCTTCAATGAAGACGAAGAAATCTACGTTCGCAATCAACTTAGAGAACGGGATCGAATGGTCGCCGAGATCGATTTCTTAAAAAAGTCTCTGGTCGAAAAGGAAGCCCTCGAATCTCAGAGAAAGGAAGTATCCGTTAAAAATCACGATCTTGCAAAAGGTTCGTTTTGGAGGAGCGCTGTATTTCCCGGCTGGGGACAATTTTATCGGGAAGAAAAGGATCGAGGCTATTTCTTTTCGATCGCTGCCGGTCTTTCTCTTTTGTTCTGGTATAAGTCGGATCAAAAGTATCAAGAACAAGGAAAGAATTTAAACGAAGCCGATCGATTCTCAACCGCCGCAGCCGCAAGCGGAGATCCCGTTTTGATCGCCGGAGCTTTCTTTCACGCGAACGAAATTAGAAATCAAAGATACCAAGCGGGAATTCAGGCTTCGTCGGCTTTGATTCTTTTCTTTACGATTTATACTTTCAACTTGATAGATGCTTGGTTGTTCGGAAGACCTTGGAACTTCTTTGCCAAATCTCCGGAAGAAAAAAAAGATTCGATCGAAATCAACGCGGCCCCGGATTCTCCCCAAAATCCTACCACACCCGTTTTACCCGAATCGCCGGATAGGACGGTTCCAATGTTGCCTCAATCGAATTTGCCCGGGAACGGCATGAATCGATGGGAAGTTCGATGGAGAATCCGTTTTTAA
- a CDS encoding PAS domain-containing sensor histidine kinase — protein MTDQIAISAKLEESEENLRALIENTQDSIWSVDRNYRIITMNQLFHQAILKIYKIDLKIGSNIIEEFDSNMSKTWKEIYDLTFEGNSIKREWEIPNEDGTYNYYEILTCPIYDLSENKRTISGSTIYIRDITERKNYEKKTTQIIKSKDRLLAAVAHDLKNPISGIISLTELLKEQTNNPNNTELLGMMSQAANKTLNIIQDLLQIAEMENENYKLKTEKANLNHLIQALVKQNLPDAENKKIKLHAKLGTDPIPVQIELLKFQRVLENLISNSLKFTKEGGEILIHSYSQNKKAMIIVEDTGIGIPLGLQSAIFDQFTRAKRQGLKGEQTTGLGMSIVKVIVELHKGKISLESEEGIGTKFIIEIPLDN, from the coding sequence GTGACCGATCAAATCGCGATTTCCGCAAAGCTGGAAGAGTCGGAGGAAAATTTAAGGGCTCTGATCGAGAATACGCAAGATTCTATTTGGTCCGTCGATAGGAATTACAGAATCATCACGATGAACCAGCTTTTTCATCAAGCGATCCTCAAAATATATAAAATAGATTTGAAAATAGGAAGCAACATCATCGAGGAATTCGATTCGAACATGTCGAAAACCTGGAAGGAAATATACGATCTAACGTTCGAAGGCAATTCGATCAAAAGGGAATGGGAAATACCGAACGAAGACGGAACATACAATTATTATGAAATTCTAACATGCCCCATATACGACCTTTCCGAAAATAAACGGACGATTTCAGGATCTACCATTTACATTCGAGACATCACCGAAAGAAAAAACTACGAAAAAAAAACCACGCAGATCATCAAAAGCAAGGACCGATTGCTTGCGGCCGTCGCGCACGATCTTAAGAATCCGATCAGCGGAATCATCAGTTTAACCGAACTATTAAAGGAACAAACAAACAATCCGAATAACACGGAACTTCTCGGAATGATGAGTCAAGCCGCCAATAAGACTCTAAACATCATCCAAGATCTGCTTCAGATTGCGGAAATGGAAAATGAGAACTATAAACTCAAAACGGAAAAGGCGAACTTAAATCATCTCATCCAAGCTCTCGTAAAACAAAATCTACCGGACGCGGAAAACAAAAAGATCAAACTTCACGCGAAGCTGGGAACCGATCCGATTCCGGTTCAAATCGAACTTCTTAAGTTTCAACGCGTATTGGAGAATCTCATTTCCAACTCGCTCAAATTCACGAAAGAAGGCGGGGAAATACTGATCCATTCTTATTCTCAGAATAAAAAGGCGATGATCATCGTGGAAGACACGGGAATCGGAATTCCATTAGGACTTCAATCGGCGATCTTCGATCAATTCACTCGCGCCAAACGACAAGGACTCAAAGGCGAACAAACGACCGGGCTCGGAATGTCGATCGTCAAAGTGATCGTGGAACTTCACAAAGGTAAGATCAGTTTGGAAAGTGAAGAAGGAATCGGAACCAAGTTTATTATCGAAATTCCGTTGGACAATTAA